Proteins from one Mauremys mutica isolate MM-2020 ecotype Southern chromosome 14, ASM2049712v1, whole genome shotgun sequence genomic window:
- the LOC123349354 gene encoding C-C motif chemokine 17-like isoform X2 produces MVMTHSRQHDRGKQGLVLRMPKLSFLQNCSQSSPNCGERVNSTASWPGLNSAALSQAVSSSQPSRETVQVQSSPAKEKPPRIMNSLTTALLVIFLLGLCLQRIPAAPQGILEDTTCCTGVTEGPIRFSNLRSFYRTSPGCRRRAVVFVTLQNREVCADPEAKWVQVAIRRLRRKQ; encoded by the exons ATGGTCATGACTCACTCCAGGCAGCATGACAGAGGGAAACAAGGTTTGGTTCTAAGAATGCCCAAGCTcagttttctgcagaactgcagtCAGAGTTCTCCAAACTGCGGGGAAAGGGTGAATTCCACAGCTTCATGGCCAGGTTTAAATTCCGCAGCTCTGTCCCAGGCTGTCAGTTCATCCCAGCCATCCAGGGAAACAGTCCAGGTCCAGAGCTCTCCCGCCAAGGAGAAACCTCCCAGAATCATGAACAGCCTGACGACAGCTCTTCTGGTGATTTTCCTTCTAGGACTTTGCCTGCAGCGCATCCCTGCAG CTCCACAAGGTATCCTGGAAGACACAACCTGCTGCACAGGCGTCACTGAGGGGCCCATTCGTTTTAGTAACCTGAGGAGTTTCTACAGGACCTCTCCGGGGTGTAGGAGACGCGCCGTGGT GTTTGTGACTCTCCAAAACAGGGAAGTCTGTGCCGATCCAGAGGCCAAGTGGGTACAAGTTGCAATCCGGCGCCTGAGGAGAAAGCAGTAA
- the LOC123349354 gene encoding C-C motif chemokine 17-like isoform X3: MSTQQSLSQAVSSSQPSRETVQVQSSPAKEKPPRIMNSLTTALLVIFLLGLCLQRIPAAPQGILEDTTCCTGVTEGPIRFSNLRSFYRTSPGCRRRAVVFVTLQNREVCADPEAKWVQVAIRRLRRKQ; the protein is encoded by the exons atgtctacacagcaat CTCTGTCCCAGGCTGTCAGTTCATCCCAGCCATCCAGGGAAACAGTCCAGGTCCAGAGCTCTCCCGCCAAGGAGAAACCTCCCAGAATCATGAACAGCCTGACGACAGCTCTTCTGGTGATTTTCCTTCTAGGACTTTGCCTGCAGCGCATCCCTGCAG CTCCACAAGGTATCCTGGAAGACACAACCTGCTGCACAGGCGTCACTGAGGGGCCCATTCGTTTTAGTAACCTGAGGAGTTTCTACAGGACCTCTCCGGGGTGTAGGAGACGCGCCGTGGT GTTTGTGACTCTCCAAAACAGGGAAGTCTGTGCCGATCCAGAGGCCAAGTGGGTACAAGTTGCAATCCGGCGCCTGAGGAGAAAGCAGTAA
- the LOC123349354 gene encoding C-C motif chemokine 2-like isoform X1, translating into MSTQQFFPEVMVMTHSRQHDRGKQGLVLRMPKLSFLQNCSQSSPNCGERVNSTASWPGLNSAALSQAVSSSQPSRETVQVQSSPAKEKPPRIMNSLTTALLVIFLLGLCLQRIPAAPQGILEDTTCCTGVTEGPIRFSNLRSFYRTSPGCRRRAVVFVTLQNREVCADPEAKWVQVAIRRLRRKQ; encoded by the exons atgtctacacagcaat TTTTCCCTGAGGTCATGGTCATGACTCACTCCAGGCAGCATGACAGAGGGAAACAAGGTTTGGTTCTAAGAATGCCCAAGCTcagttttctgcagaactgcagtCAGAGTTCTCCAAACTGCGGGGAAAGGGTGAATTCCACAGCTTCATGGCCAGGTTTAAATTCCGCAGCTCTGTCCCAGGCTGTCAGTTCATCCCAGCCATCCAGGGAAACAGTCCAGGTCCAGAGCTCTCCCGCCAAGGAGAAACCTCCCAGAATCATGAACAGCCTGACGACAGCTCTTCTGGTGATTTTCCTTCTAGGACTTTGCCTGCAGCGCATCCCTGCAG CTCCACAAGGTATCCTGGAAGACACAACCTGCTGCACAGGCGTCACTGAGGGGCCCATTCGTTTTAGTAACCTGAGGAGTTTCTACAGGACCTCTCCGGGGTGTAGGAGACGCGCCGTGGT GTTTGTGACTCTCCAAAACAGGGAAGTCTGTGCCGATCCAGAGGCCAAGTGGGTACAAGTTGCAATCCGGCGCCTGAGGAGAAAGCAGTAA